Proteins from one Bombyx mori chromosome 25, ASM3026992v2 genomic window:
- the LOC105841326 gene encoding uncharacterized protein LOC105841326 isoform X1 codes for MFLSIRIRNFNNIIYISVQCSVIFRLLAGIPDGRVPESVKELLDNGKVDAADPNYNPNYGYEPYWPNGEWVYELPRDRDMNISTTKVPTVCGEECNYLYTKIGNVCAHKSDDLRYFGCWWHGCSGYEVDDLTQGFTTFSTYCGFLDAKCKSDINSKWVFVHVGECLASQNLTYKPLFVADQPVSRMESYLSTLYSFYSSHGIKKTPFG; via the exons ATGTTTTTGTCAATACGTATCaggaattttaataatattatttatatttcagttCAATGTAGCGTGATATTCCGTCTGCTGGCGGGGATACC GGATGGGAGGGTGCCAGAAAGTGTCAAGGAGTTACTGGATAACGGGAAAGTAGATGCAGCAGATCCTAATTATAATCCTAATTATGGGTATGAGCCTTATTGGCCCAATGGAGAGTGGGTGTACGAATTACCTCGTGACCGAGATATGAATATCTCGACTACGAAGGTTCCAACGGTTTGTGGAGAAGAATGCAACTATTTGTATACCAA GATTGGAAATGTATGTGCTCACAAGTCTGACGACCTCCGCTACTTTGGCTGTTGGTGGCATGGCTGTTCAGGATACGAGGTCGATGATCTTACGCAAGGATTTACAACTTTTTCTACATACTGCGGCTTCCTTGATGCAAAATGCAAATCAGACATTAACAGCA AATGGGTGTTCGTTCACGTTGGTGAATGTTTGGCATCGCAGAATTTAACTTACAAGCCTCTGTTCGTCGCGGACCAGCCCGTCAGCAGAATGGAGAGCTACTTATCCACCTTGTACTCGTTTTATAGTTCTCATGGTATAAAGAAGACACCGTTTggataa
- the LOC105841326 gene encoding uncharacterized protein LOC105841326 isoform X2 — protein sequence MAKILYIVFFQCSVIFRLLAGIPDGRVPESVKELLDNGKVDAADPNYNPNYGYEPYWPNGEWVYELPRDRDMNISTTKVPTVCGEECNYLYTKIGNVCAHKSDDLRYFGCWWHGCSGYEVDDLTQGFTTFSTYCGFLDAKCKSDINSKWVFVHVGECLASQNLTYKPLFVADQPVSRMESYLSTLYSFYSSHGIKKTPFG from the exons ATGGCTAAGATACTATACATTgtttttt ttCAATGTAGCGTGATATTCCGTCTGCTGGCGGGGATACC GGATGGGAGGGTGCCAGAAAGTGTCAAGGAGTTACTGGATAACGGGAAAGTAGATGCAGCAGATCCTAATTATAATCCTAATTATGGGTATGAGCCTTATTGGCCCAATGGAGAGTGGGTGTACGAATTACCTCGTGACCGAGATATGAATATCTCGACTACGAAGGTTCCAACGGTTTGTGGAGAAGAATGCAACTATTTGTATACCAA GATTGGAAATGTATGTGCTCACAAGTCTGACGACCTCCGCTACTTTGGCTGTTGGTGGCATGGCTGTTCAGGATACGAGGTCGATGATCTTACGCAAGGATTTACAACTTTTTCTACATACTGCGGCTTCCTTGATGCAAAATGCAAATCAGACATTAACAGCA AATGGGTGTTCGTTCACGTTGGTGAATGTTTGGCATCGCAGAATTTAACTTACAAGCCTCTGTTCGTCGCGGACCAGCCCGTCAGCAGAATGGAGAGCTACTTATCCACCTTGTACTCGTTTTATAGTTCTCATGGTATAAAGAAGACACCGTTTggataa